One Nocardioides aromaticivorans genomic window carries:
- a CDS encoding TetR/AcrR family transcriptional regulator, which produces MSEARKRLVDTASRLFYAEGLHAVGIDRVIAEAGVTKATLYRHFPSKDDLVVTYLSVADDALRARVDEARARGRAADDVLRELAESIAEDIRRPGFRGCAFLNAAAEYPDAAHPVHAAVLRHRDWFFATTAELFAETGKPDAEPAARHFVMLRDGAMAAGCLSDPVLVGETFLRGVAGLLTYRSGMGDD; this is translated from the coding sequence ATGTCGGAAGCGCGCAAGCGGCTGGTGGACACGGCGAGCCGGCTGTTCTACGCCGAGGGTCTCCATGCCGTCGGCATCGACCGCGTCATCGCCGAGGCGGGCGTCACGAAGGCGACGCTGTACCGCCACTTCCCCAGCAAGGACGACCTGGTGGTCACCTACCTGAGCGTCGCGGACGACGCGCTCCGGGCGCGTGTCGACGAGGCCCGTGCGCGGGGGCGGGCGGCCGACGACGTCCTGCGCGAGCTGGCCGAGTCCATCGCGGAGGACATCCGGCGACCGGGCTTCCGTGGGTGCGCGTTCCTCAACGCCGCCGCGGAGTACCCCGATGCTGCCCACCCGGTGCACGCAGCGGTCCTCCGGCACCGCGACTGGTTCTTCGCGACGACCGCTGAGCTGTTCGCCGAGACCGGCAAGCCGGACGCCGAGCCGGCCGCACGGCACTTCGTGATGCTGCGCGACGGCGCGATGGCCGCCGGCTGCCTGTCCGACCCCGTGCTCGTCGGGGAGACCTTCCTGCGCGGCGTCGCGGGCCTGCTGACCTATCGCAGCGGGATGGGCGACGACTAG
- a CDS encoding acyl-CoA dehydrogenase family protein, translating to MNPWPELDPALMAPVAEREELRQVVRALLEKEAGHEAVRAAADSSGGWSPDLWQRLNAELEIGRLAVPEDLGGHGYGFAELGVVLEECGAALLPEPVLGSAVLGCQALAAADDPASVADLREPALAGDLVVAVSVGGEEVVADRTADGGWTVSGLRTRVLDGAAADVLVIDAAAADGPLLLGVRREDLEVTSRTTMDLTRRQADVRSASAPARLVVGPARFAEVAERLRLVADAAVAAEHAGIVGELLDQVVGHVTQREQFGRPIGSFQAIKHRLADVLVDRERARSASRYAMAALDAGGADAALAVAVASAVCADAVVRTAHETVQLHGGIGFTWEHRAHYYLRRALGDEGLFGGSRGQRARVADLVGV from the coding sequence GTGAACCCGTGGCCCGAGCTCGATCCCGCACTGATGGCGCCCGTCGCGGAGCGTGAGGAGCTGCGCCAGGTCGTCCGCGCCCTGCTCGAGAAGGAGGCCGGCCACGAGGCCGTCCGGGCGGCGGCGGACTCCTCCGGAGGCTGGTCGCCGGACCTGTGGCAGCGCCTGAACGCAGAGCTCGAGATCGGCAGGCTCGCCGTGCCGGAGGACCTCGGCGGGCATGGCTACGGGTTCGCCGAGCTGGGCGTCGTCCTGGAGGAGTGCGGCGCTGCGCTGCTGCCCGAGCCGGTGCTGGGGTCGGCGGTGCTCGGCTGCCAGGCGCTCGCCGCCGCCGACGACCCCGCGTCCGTGGCGGACCTCCGCGAGCCTGCGCTCGCAGGTGACCTCGTCGTCGCCGTGTCGGTCGGCGGCGAGGAGGTCGTCGCGGACCGGACGGCCGACGGCGGCTGGACCGTCTCGGGCCTGCGGACCCGCGTCCTGGACGGCGCCGCGGCCGACGTCCTCGTCATCGACGCCGCGGCGGCGGACGGTCCCCTGCTCCTGGGGGTCCGGCGCGAGGACCTCGAGGTGACGAGCCGTACGACGATGGACCTGACCCGCCGACAGGCGGACGTCCGGAGCGCGTCGGCCCCCGCCCGGCTCGTGGTCGGGCCCGCGCGCTTCGCGGAGGTGGCCGAGCGACTTCGCCTGGTCGCCGACGCGGCCGTCGCGGCCGAGCACGCCGGCATCGTCGGGGAGCTCCTCGACCAGGTCGTGGGCCACGTGACCCAGCGCGAGCAGTTCGGACGTCCCATCGGCTCCTTCCAGGCGATCAAGCACCGCCTCGCCGACGTGCTGGTCGATCGCGAGCGCGCGCGCTCCGCGTCGCGGTACGCGATGGCAGCGCTCGACGCAGGGGGCGCGGATGCCGCCCTCGCGGTGGCGGTCGCCTCCGCGGTGTGCGCCGACGCGGTCGTGCGCACGGCGCACGAGACCGTGCAGCTGCACGGGGGGATCGGGTTCACCTGGGAGCACCGCGCGCACTACTACCTCCGCCGTGCCCTGGGCGACGAGGGCCTCTTCGGTGGCAGCCGCGGGCAGCGGGCGCGGGTCGCCGACCTCGTCGGCGTCTGA
- a CDS encoding nuclear transport factor 2 family protein, whose amino-acid sequence MSSVTLTRYYAAVDAGDLDGAMALLAPDVRSAILLPGRAVRGEDRQALRDYLTGRGDVVRRHVPLRQTTDGDLEFVYGKVVEDEGTTTGYFLASVRIDEAGLIAAYQVAFDTELSLLPDA is encoded by the coding sequence ATGAGCAGCGTCACCCTCACCCGCTACTACGCAGCCGTCGACGCGGGCGACCTCGACGGCGCCATGGCCCTCCTCGCGCCCGACGTGCGCTCGGCCATCCTGCTGCCCGGCCGGGCCGTCCGCGGCGAGGACCGGCAGGCACTCCGCGACTACCTGACCGGGCGCGGCGACGTCGTACGCCGCCATGTCCCGCTGCGACAGACCACCGACGGCGATCTCGAGTTCGTATACGGCAAGGTCGTGGAGGACGAGGGCACCACGACCGGCTACTTCCTCGCCTCCGTGCGGATCGACGAGGCGGGCCTGATCGCTGCCTACCAGGTCGCCTTCGACACCGAGCTGTCCCTGCTGCCCGACGCATGA